The sequence below is a genomic window from Ipomoea triloba cultivar NCNSP0323 chromosome 10, ASM357664v1.
ATCGATAAATGAAAAAGTACAACTAACAAATTTCCGAACTCTACAAGCGAACCACacaaaattgtaaaatatagtaatttgTCAAATACACTTTTACATGACATAAGGTGTATAAGTTATTAAGTTCACATTTAAATATTATCATATGCACTTTGTAGTTTTCATGATGTACATTTAGAcctaaacattttttaaaaaaattcaaccgCATATTACATTTTGCATACAATTAATTAGCTCACAAGGTTAAATGTAAGGTTGCATctgctataatttttttaaaaacaattttataattctcCCAATACTCATTGCTGGCTATATTTTCCCAGTTTTCCAAATTTAcaagtaaatatattttctatttttaattaaaatttcatttataattaaaaaattaaggttttttagttatttatattCCATTTTTGCCACAACTGGGGAGACGAAATCCACGATTTCAGAGAAGAACAAGATTCCAACGTGCAATTCTGAATTGTCCATCTCaccaacaaaataataattctgaATTGTCCAAATCATCTGAGCTGTTTATTCAGTAATCACATTGTGCACCACTTcccatcattttaaaaataaaataaaatttgaaatataaatatttcaaaagttttaataattaaaaaattcattaatataaatatataataatacacaacatgattttttattctataaaaataataagttacGTTAACTACTAATCTATCTTacatagttttcaaaaaaaaaattacataaatataaataaaacttttaattaaaaagtctaaaatatcattttaaaccATGATACTTTTAACTTCGCTATAATCTTACCACTAGTTATTTTTGTGTTGTCATTCTATAGCATATGCTCTGGCACGTTATTATTGTCATACTATATACTCTATCACCTCATCATACATCCTGCAATGTTATCTTTACCATGTCAACTGTCTTCGTCACATTatcaatgttattttattaaatactaataaattaaaatattatatttaaattatataatgtgATAATAATGAATTGACAAAACATATGATATAGCAATGACAAGGAAAAAATGATGAGTTATTAAGgttatgattaaattaaaaatatcgtTATTTACAAAATTCGTGATCGAATTGAtagttaaaaaagaaatataaaaatatcaataattgtTATAAGTTTTTATCGATTAAGATGATAAGGTAGGATTTACCTAACCTTGTAAaactaaacataaaaataaaaatatcaataatagTTGAGTGATTTAAAGTGATATTATTTGGATGCTTTTAATAGACAAGAAAACAAATCATATCAGAAAATGGGCTGGTGAACATTGGCCCATGAAACACATGTAAACCACACTTTTGGGTCCGAAAAGGTGTGGGCCCAATGTTCCCCGGTCGGACACGTGTCTACTCCGAGCTACAGTGTGACAGCCCAAGTAGCCTTTTCTCAGGTTAGTTTCGACTTTTCTGTCATTCCGTGAACTGTAAACTAATGAGTGCCCCAAAATAGAAAAGGAATAGAAAGAAAGAGATCAGTCATCGTATTTCCTTTCGGGATAGGCTCATAGCCTCAGCAGGTATATTACTGTATCGTGATTACAAAAGTTCGgtttcagagagagagagagaagttgataattgtagagagagagagaaattattattattattattaatttttttctgtgGAGACAGTAGTTTTGATCCAAGCAGAGTTATATAGTGACGAATTCGAAGCCTGTGGAAGCTGAAGAGGTTCGAGGATCGGTGCTATTAGCTGAGTTGAACTTCGTGATGCTCTGGAGCTGAGAATCTGCGGTTCGCTACTGAGATCGACTGTGGTGCAGTTCGGAGGTGAGTTGTGTTGGTTGGATACTTGGATCAGTGTTCGTTGAGAATCAAACGAATGCTTATGCTAAATTGTTGTTTTGTTATTCGCAAGTAATTATGTGATTGCTTTCGTTTTTGTAGTGATGTAACTGTTGTTTCTGAGGATTTGTGTTAGTTTATGGATGagttttcacttttaattcGGATTTAGTGTTGGAGTAAGCTGTAAGTCGGTggtgtgagccggggcccgggtGTAGTAGTTGTTGTGAAGATGAGAGGGTGAGAGAAGACGTTTTTGGAATGCAAGTTGGATACCTAAACTCAGTTTGGAATTAATAGGAGTGAGTTTTGTGTTGTTCGAGTCTAGGATTGGATTAGTTATTAAATGAATGCAGCAATCTCTTTCCGTTTTAGGATTCGGATTGatgaaaatttttgttttattgatTCCGAGATCCATGGTGATTTTTCAGCTTTATATGACATCAACTGCAGAGTTCATACTTATTTGGTACTTAAAATGCCTGGATTGTGGTTATTGAGAGCAGATACTTTATTGCTCCTAGCTTCTAAGAGCATGGCCATCAATGTATCTTTCTTGGTTCATGTCAGGCCAAGATCTGGTTTATAATCTTCAAACAGATGTAGGTGAATGGTTTTTGATGGTTTCATACTCCTGCAAGTTACAAGATCatgtcagaaaaaaaaaataaaaaaaataagagaagaTGCAGTGCGCGTGCTTCccacgcgcccgctggggcgagtcagagtggccgccaactggcggccactctgacattaactcacctttttttttttttttaaatttcaaatgtcAGATTTTatagttttgtttttcttttccttttattttttaatctcctTCCATtatctctttcctaatcacacttacaaaaactcttaaaataCCGTGAAAAAACCcgactgataaggatgctctaaggatAGTTTATAAACAGCATAAAGAACTATAGGATAAGTCTTTGGTTTCCTATGTCAAACTTTTGCAGAAGATGTACAGTTTACGTGCTAGCACTGATAGGATGCCACACAGGATTTTGTGCTTTTATGAGTCCAAAAATATATCTGTCATTCTTCTATAAAGTGCTTACATGGTTTGATGGGCTTGCAGAGAGGTGTAAAGAAACAGCTATGGCATGGGTATTTGATGTGTGATCATCATGGAAAATAATGAAAGGTATAAAACCAGTTAGCCTCTTAATTTCTTTAAGGATGACTTCATGTAAGAATTACATTGCATCAGTTAACTGGCACTTCTATTGATCTGTAGGACTGATGAGAAGGTCTTCCCAAATGGAGATTCCTATGTGGGTAGTATTAACGGAATGCTTCCCCATGGAAAAGGTAGATATATATGGTCGGATGGAAGTGTTTATGATGGTGATtgggatgaaggaaagatgACTGGGAAAGGACGGATTATTTGGTCATCAGGATCTACTTATGAGGGTGACTTTTCTGGAAATTACCTCCATGGGTATGGTACCTTTAATGGTCGTGATGGTTCTATATATAGAGGTTCCTGGAGGATGAATAATCAGCATGGTATTGGAAGAAAGCAGTATCACAATGCAGATGTTTATGATGGTTGTTGGAGAGAAGGGGTTCGTGAGGGCAGTGGTAGATATGCATGGAGTAATGGGAACTTGTACATTGGGAATTGGCAAAATGGGAAAATGTGTGGTAGGGGTGGTATGAAGTGGTCTAATGGAGATCTTTTTGATGGTTTTTGGTTGAATGGGTTAAGACATGGGTCAGGCTGTTACAGGTTTGCTGATGGAAGTTACTTTTTTGGAACGTGGGCTAAAGGCCTAAAAGATGGATGTGGAACTTTTTATCCTGCTGGAAGCAAGCTTTCCTCTCTCGATAAATGTAAGATTGATAAGCATCAGGACAAGATAAAAAGGATGCTATCTCATAGTTCATCGGTGAGTATAGTGAGTACAGAGGAGTCAGACAAACCTGAAGTGAAACGTAGTCTTTCTGAGAAGATCTCAAATAGCTTTGGAAGAGGTTCTGGGAGAATATCACATAAGACTGCATCACTGGTGAGTGACTGGATTATTGATGACTCTAGAGAGATGTTACCAGAAGATGCCTCATCCATGTTATCTAACAATTCACTAGACGGTCAGAGTGATTTGTTGGACAATAGTACTGTGGCTTATGAAAGAGAATACATGCAAGGAGTCCTTATCAAAGAAAGGGTTAGGACGGTAACAAGACTATCCCTCAAAAGTAAACAGAAGCGTAAGTTTCACGCAAAAGAAGTAAAGAGGAGTTCATGCATTGACTTTTTTAAAGGCCGTAAGAGCTATTACCTGATGCTTAATTTGCAGCTTGGTATCCGGTAAATATTTGAATTGCTACTCGTGTACTTGATGGTCTTTCTTTTCCATGCATTCTCTAAAACTATCAAGAACAACAAATTTATTGCCAATTGCAAAAATCACTatcttcaaatttaaatttttaaagtctACAGGTACTCTGTGGGGAAGATCACGCCTGTTCCTATCCGGGAAGTGAGACTGTCAGATTTTGGAGAGCAGGCTAGGATAAAGATGTATTTTCCTAGAAAAGGCTCTCAATTTACGCCTCCCCACTATTCAATTGATTTCTATTGGAAGGACTATTGCCCTATGGTTTTCAGGTGTCTAACATCTTAAGAACTAATATGTTATTAATGTTCTTTCATTTATACCTGTAAATTATCCATTTATGCAAAATGCAATACTTGATAATTAGTCTGATTAAAATATAATCTCCAGGAATTTAAGGGAGTTGTTCAAGTTAAATGCAGCAGAGTACATGATGTCCATCTGTGGTGATGATGGTTTGAGAGAGCTTTCATCTCCTGGAAAAAGTGGCAGTATTTTTTATCTTTCTCGTGACGATAGATTTGTCATCAAGACTTTAAAAAAGTCTGAGCTTAAGGTATGAATACACAAGGTTTATAGAATTTTATGGCCATGTTTTGCTTATCACATGTTATGCCTAACCAGTTTCATGTGTCGAGTCTTGACATGATTCTATAATTTCTTTAACGGAGgaacttttaaatttgaaatttgaactcAAAATATTATACTTCCAATATGTGGGTATCACAACTTTGCATGGTATGGACCATGGCCATATGTTCCATTTATGGGACCACATGCAGCCTTGATGTTGCTAATGGGTAGTCATCAATTTTTTCACAGAAATGATACTGTATGTCAAAAATGCTGCATTTCTGCTACCATGATCATTACTTTTAAGATCAACATAAGATTCCTGTACACCATTCAGAAATGTTTCTTGTTGGCAATAAAGTGCACCAATCTGTCCTGATTGACTACTACTACTCTTACTATGATTTTCTCTTATTACATGTGTAGGTTCTATTGAAAATGCTCCCTTCTTACTACAAACATGTAAAAGACCATGAGAACACACTCATAACGAAATTTTTTGGGCTTCACAGAATATCATTCAGGAGAGGAAAAAAGGTAGGGAATATCCTTGAGTCCTGGCTCTGTTTGCTGGCATGACCTCTACTCATAACTGATATGCATTATTGACTTATTTTGTTGTTAGGTACGCTTTGTAGTCATGGGAAATATGTTTTGCACTGAACTGCATATACATCGACGGTATGATTTAAAGGGTTCTTCTCATGGAAGATTTACAAACAAAGATGAAATTGACGAGGGTACTACATTGAAGGATCTTGATTTGACATATGAGTTTCATATGGATAAATTATTACGTGAAATACTTTTTAGGTAATCTTGTTTTCCTTTCTTGAAAGTGTTTGGACGTAACATGCTTGATCATCTATTCTGTGAATTCATTTAATACGCTAAAATCCAAACCAAAAACACTTTTAACATCCTGCATTTAATATGCTACACTTTTGATAGCATTCTAAAGTAGTAAGTAAATCAAAGGAAAGCCTGCTTTGCTCTCAGTGTATGGAAATTCGTCAAAATCTTGCAAGTTTGGTAATACTGCTTGCGTGAAAATGGCATCCAGTTGGGTATCCTAGTTTTAGTATTGGTTACCCAAAAAGGGAGAGACTTCTCCATAGGTGACAATTTCCATGTTTAACAGCTGAAAATTTATGAAACTAAAATTCATAAAGCAATTGCCATTGAATATAAAGCGGCCTTAGAAAGGTTGTGCAATGCTGAGAAGTAATCAATTCTTAAGATTCATACTGCAGGTGTGAGAAAATTatactattaatttattattgccTCTTTTAGTCATGAACAAAAACGTTTACATTTTCTGCAGGCAATTATCTCTCGACTGTCAGTTCTTAGAATCACAACAAATAATTGATTATAGTCTTCTATTGGGATTGCACTTTAGAGCTCCTGAGCATCTGACAGCACTGTTAGAGCCTCCTGATTCTGTGCACAAACCAGAGACTAGTACTACTCTAAGCGATGGTAAACATCCATTCCCACAACAATATTTCCTATTTGTTCAGTCACCTTCAATCTTTTCTTAGTTATGGTCTTCTACTTAAACTGTTCTTACTACACTATTCGGTTTTGCTTCTTCAAGGGGGGACCTCTCAGGGCGAGATCTCAATCCCTCCAAGGGGTTTGCTTTTAGTAACCCATGAGCCTAGCTCAGTGAGCAATGAACCGGGTCCCCACATAAGAGGAAATACATTGAAAGCCTACTCTGTTGGTGATAAAGAGGTTGATCTCCTTTTACCTGGCACTGGAAGGTATTTTTTGCTTCCCCTTGCCCTTGCTCTAAGAggctattttttaatttttttcttctaaatgaAACTTGCTTGTCACTGAACTTATCTCGACCCTTGGTGCCCATTAATATAATGACTCTTACTGTGGTTCATTTGTTAGCCTTCCATGATCTGATTGCCAGTACGCTAAGAGACTGAGTAATTATGTTAAAACTGATTtacttttggttttttttttcaggctGAGGGTGCAGTTAGGCGTGAACATGCCAGCTCAAGCAACCCACAAGCTTATGCAGGATGGCACTGATTCTGCTGAAGTTGAACTGTTCGAGGTGTACGATGTTGTTCTGTATATGGGCATAATCGACATATTGCAGGAATACaacatgaaaaagaaattagagCACGCTTACAAATCCATGCAGATCGACCCCATGTCAATTTCAGCCGTGGAACCCAAGCTCTATTCCAAACGTTTTATCAATTTTCTAGAGAAAGTGTTTCCTACTGGACCTTAGCTTGAAAGTTCATTATCCTGCCCAACAATACTTTTGCTGTTGAATTTGTAGCGCTAGATTATAGACAGTATAGCTATTTTTAAGATTCATTGTAAATGCATTTTATCAGTTGAATTTTCCCTTCATTATCCAACCAGGTGATTAACCATCGTATCGCATACGTTGCACTGTATATTCAAGTCTGCTCCAGCCTCCAGCTTTCAGGATGTGTCGACCGTTTTGTATTTGGCATCCAACTGTGGCTAAGCGTGCAGATTCTTTTAGTTGGTACATTCTAATACTGTGCTTATCTTTGAGTaatgtgatttaaaaaaaaaaaaaaaaaaaaaaaaaagccttcaTGTGAATAACTCCAATCAAATTGGTCAGGTTTGACTTGATAAATACTGCTCCTAGCATAAGCAgtttattgaccttcttggtttgagtcagttACCTATAAGTAACTTAGGTTGGGGCGCCTTTTGTAGTCCTTTGTTGGCTAAGGTTATAAAACAGAATTTACTTAATGAACACTTTCATGTAGTAACTATAGGAAATTTATGTTAAAACAGACAAATATTTGTCAATGTGAGTTGGGTAGTTGGTGCAAGGTTGAGATGAGGCATTCACTACATACTTGATGGAGACATGGAGTAATACAATAGAGATTGCATGTGCTTCGTGAAGGGAATAAGTGTGCATATTGGTTGGTTAATATTGGCCAAAATACGTGTTGAGAAATTACAATCCTTGGAAATCCTCTAAATGGGATGAATATTCTCTTTCGAGCCGACGCTGGTGGTGCAATAACTCGAAGGGTTATCTAGGCAGGACGGCTGCCGTCCCTACTGTAGATAGAtgtacaaaaaagaaaaaaaaaacaatagagATTTCATGACATAAAacgttataataattaattaaatattcatttaaatGTAATTCAAAGAGTAATATTTGAAAggataaaatattttcactcaaaaataaaataattttatcattttccaTTACTTATTCATTAAAACTAAAGAGTAAGGTAACTGACATCAGTTTCAAGAAGCAAAACAGTAAATGCTCCCACATCCACACACCCTCAGAGAGCAAAAACATGCATTAAATTCATGATCAGTTTAAAATTCACAGCACATGCACTATTAAGACGGAAGTAAATAGCATCTATCACCCATTCACCAATTAATAACTCCGGCCAGCATTAAAGCTGCTCTCTCTGACCGTCAGATCCCTCACCACCACTTCAGTGTTTGGATTCCATCTCCATAACTGCACCCAACGTTTACATTTTCCCTTCAGTCAAATCCACACTGTTACTGTGGAAAAATCAATCTGACCAATACTTTGCCCATTAATTGAGTCATCCTGGTATGAACATgaattagtctgagtatgataCGAGCTTAAATGTGTCTCTTACAGTTAGAGCTTATTCAGGATACTTCATGgtctaacaaataaaaaatccactCAGTATATATTTGAACATcgttctttttaaaatttcttttttaattaaaattaaaaaaaaaataaaaaataaaaaaataaaaaacactgATACATAGATACAAAAGGCAAAGTTACGTACATGAAACCATATGGTGTCTGATATCTATCTTTACCACTAAGCAGAGCATTTGATTAAAACCCTCTAACCATATTTAACACTtctaaagttaaaaaaaaaaatgaaactgttttctttataattaaagctataatttcatttatatatataatatatataaaaggttaaaaacatattaatttctaggatttttaattttcagtacACATTATTATACTATTTGACAGTGGATGTACTACCTATAACctatatactatatagtatAGATCACTTGTATGTACGTTTAACCCTAATTGGCAAAACCCTACAAACAAATAAACCCAAGTTATCTATACTGACCGGCTCAAAGCAATTTGTTATCTAGAGAGTT
It includes:
- the LOC116032390 gene encoding phosphatidylinositol 4-phosphate 5-kinase 7-like, which gives rise to MENNERTDEKVFPNGDSYVGSINGMLPHGKGRYIWSDGSVYDGDWDEGKMTGKGRIIWSSGSTYEGDFSGNYLHGYGTFNGRDGSIYRGSWRMNNQHGIGRKQYHNADVYDGCWREGVREGSGRYAWSNGNLYIGNWQNGKMCGRGGMKWSNGDLFDGFWLNGLRHGSGCYRFADGSYFFGTWAKGLKDGCGTFYPAGSKLSSLDKCKIDKHQDKIKRMLSHSSSVSIVSTEESDKPEVKRSLSEKISNSFGRGSGRISHKTASLVSDWIIDDSREMLPEDASSMLSNNSLDGQSDLLDNSTVAYEREYMQGVLIKERVRTVTRLSLKSKQKRKFHAKEVKRSSCIDFFKGRKSYYLMLNLQLGIRYSVGKITPVPIREVRLSDFGEQARIKMYFPRKGSQFTPPHYSIDFYWKDYCPMVFRNLRELFKLNAAEYMMSICGDDGLRELSSPGKSGSIFYLSRDDRFVIKTLKKSELKVLLKMLPSYYKHVKDHENTLITKFFGLHRISFRRGKKVRFVVMGNMFCTELHIHRRYDLKGSSHGRFTNKDEIDEGTTLKDLDLTYEFHMDKLLREILFRQLSLDCQFLESQQIIDYSLLLGLHFRAPEHLTALLEPPDSVHKPETSTTLSDGGTSQGEISIPPRGLLLVTHEPSSVSNEPGPHIRGNTLKAYSVGDKEVDLLLPGTGRLRVQLGVNMPAQATHKLMQDGTDSAEVELFEVYDVVLYMGIIDILQEYNMKKKLEHAYKSMQIDPMSISAVEPKLYSKRFINFLEKVFPTGP